One window of Gloeothece citriformis PCC 7424 genomic DNA carries:
- a CDS encoding Crp/Fnr family transcriptional regulator — MAKVSKQPKPNSLHQLVQTNFLFRDLEDGFLAEYLKLEDLKVEKLFSNRPIYTAFMPDEYLDALYLIVEEGLVIVRSAPLDRIISISYPKGCFGMRSLPFSHGLATRAFPSLVEAYKTTHIIKIPLENIEKIYENSELFRQRYCKLFELREKFQYHLLNCSSYPPQAVASLLRGLIYQERELGNQPDSHGRYVFDLPVDVIARSCQLNQRTVEQVLKGLQQEKLIEVVKDNDISGDLIQVIDPEALKEVYSATRDKVSWWPLR, encoded by the coding sequence ATGGCAAAAGTCAGCAAACAGCCAAAACCCAATAGTTTACACCAGTTAGTTCAGACCAATTTTCTGTTTAGAGATTTAGAGGATGGGTTCTTGGCAGAATATCTGAAGCTAGAAGATCTCAAGGTTGAGAAACTTTTCTCCAATCGTCCCATCTATACTGCGTTTATGCCGGATGAATATCTGGATGCTTTGTATCTGATTGTAGAAGAGGGGTTAGTGATTGTTCGGAGTGCCCCCCTCGATCGCATTATTTCGATTAGTTATCCTAAAGGGTGTTTTGGGATGAGAAGTTTACCGTTCAGTCATGGGTTAGCCACTCGTGCCTTTCCCAGTTTGGTAGAAGCTTATAAAACAACCCACATCATTAAAATCCCTTTAGAAAACATTGAGAAAATTTATGAAAATAGCGAACTATTCCGCCAACGCTATTGCAAGCTTTTTGAACTGCGGGAAAAATTTCAATATCATCTCCTCAATTGCAGTAGTTATCCTCCTCAAGCGGTGGCGAGTTTATTGAGAGGGTTAATTTATCAAGAACGAGAGTTAGGCAACCAGCCGGATAGTCATGGGCGTTATGTGTTTGATTTACCTGTGGATGTTATCGCCCGGTCTTGCCAACTCAATCAACGTACTGTTGAACAAGTCCTCAAAGGGTTACAACAAGAAAAGTTAATTGAAGTGGTTAAGGATAATGATATCTCTGGAGATCTTATACAAGTGATCGATCCTGAAGCCCTCAAAGAAGTGTATAGTGCGACTCGAGATAAGGTTTCTTGGTGGCCTCTACGATAA
- a CDS encoding pentapeptide repeat-containing protein, protein MTDHKHLTLLCENVDLWNEWRDNHPHIIPDLKNANLSNLNLRGANLTDANLQGALLRKTVLRGASLKRAKLNYADLTQADLSQADLFQANLSGAFLGHADLSKANLREANLNHTYLLETYLTQTILQSANLLQADLTKAYLVETDLTNANLERANLTEATLINIKALNANFKVANFTKSCIANWIVNETTSLDYVITDDDWQIQLLQEKTQSLSENKIPWKIPQTSDLLEITSKQERLMSLFN, encoded by the coding sequence ATGACAGACCATAAGCACCTAACACTTCTTTGTGAAAATGTCGATCTTTGGAATGAATGGAGAGACAACCATCCCCATATAATTCCCGATCTTAAAAATGCCAATCTCAGTAATTTAAACTTAAGAGGAGCTAATTTAACCGATGCTAATCTTCAAGGAGCATTGTTAAGAAAAACAGTTTTAAGAGGAGCATCATTAAAAAGAGCTAAGTTAAATTATGCAGATCTAACTCAAGCGGATCTTTCTCAAGCGGATCTTTTTCAAGCTAACTTATCAGGAGCTTTTTTGGGTCATGCAGATTTAAGTAAAGCCAATTTAAGGGAAGCTAACTTGAATCACACTTATTTACTAGAAACTTATTTAACTCAAACTATTTTACAGTCTGCTAACCTTCTTCAAGCAGATCTAACCAAAGCTTATTTAGTGGAAACCGACTTAACTAATGCTAACTTAGAAAGAGCGAATTTAACTGAAGCTACACTCATTAATATTAAAGCTTTAAACGCTAACTTTAAAGTTGCTAATTTCACTAAAAGTTGTATTGCCAATTGGATAGTGAATGAAACGACCAGTTTAGATTATGTTATTACTGATGATGATTGGCAAATTCAATTACTCCAAGAAAAGACTCAAAGTTTGTCTGAGAACAAAATCCCTTGGAAAATTCCCCAGACTTCAGATCTATTAGAAATCACTTCTAAACAAGAAAGATTGATGAGCCTTTTTAATTAA
- the hpnH gene encoding adenosyl-hopene transferase HpnH yields MAVQLQQALAVGTYIVTQRLKGRKRFPLVLMLEPLFRCNLACSGCGKIQHPKEILKQNLSPQDCFKAVEECGAPVVSIPGGEPLLHPQIDEIVQGLVQRKKFVYLCTNAILLEKSLDKFKPSPYLTFSVHLDGLREHHDKCVDRQGVFDIAVKAIKAAKAKGFRVTTNTTVFEGADPQEMQKFFDFLGSLETDGMMISPGYSYEWAPDQDHFLKREQTKALFREILAPWKSGKKSWNFNHNPLFLDFLMGEKDYDCTPWGSPSYSVLGWQKPCYLLNEGHYKTYQELLEKTDWEQYGRKSNNPKCADCMVHCGYEPTAAMDALKPENMGRAMGSLLKAS; encoded by the coding sequence ATGGCTGTTCAACTACAACAGGCACTAGCAGTCGGAACGTATATTGTTACTCAGCGTTTAAAAGGACGTAAGCGGTTTCCCCTAGTCTTGATGCTAGAGCCTTTATTTCGGTGTAACCTAGCTTGTTCTGGATGCGGAAAAATCCAACATCCTAAAGAAATCCTTAAACAAAATTTAAGCCCTCAAGACTGTTTTAAAGCAGTAGAAGAATGTGGGGCCCCAGTTGTCTCTATTCCCGGTGGTGAACCGTTACTTCATCCCCAAATAGATGAAATTGTTCAAGGATTGGTGCAACGGAAAAAGTTTGTTTATCTGTGTACCAATGCCATCTTACTCGAAAAAAGTTTAGATAAATTTAAACCGTCTCCTTATCTAACCTTTAGTGTTCACCTGGATGGATTAAGGGAACATCATGACAAATGTGTCGATCGTCAAGGAGTCTTTGATATAGCGGTTAAAGCGATTAAAGCGGCCAAAGCCAAAGGATTTCGCGTCACCACTAATACGACTGTTTTTGAAGGGGCAGATCCTCAAGAAATGCAAAAGTTTTTTGATTTCTTAGGAAGTTTAGAAACAGATGGAATGATGATTTCTCCGGGATACAGTTATGAGTGGGCCCCAGATCAGGATCATTTTCTCAAAAGAGAACAAACTAAGGCATTATTCCGAGAAATTTTAGCCCCTTGGAAATCGGGTAAAAAATCTTGGAACTTTAATCATAATCCTCTCTTTTTAGATTTTTTGATGGGAGAAAAAGATTATGATTGTACCCCTTGGGGAAGTCCGTCTTATAGTGTTTTAGGCTGGCAAAAACCCTGTTATCTCCTGAATGAGGGTCATTATAAAACCTATCAAGAACTTCTAGAAAAAACCGACTGGGAGCAATACGGACGCAAGAGTAATAATCCTAAATGTGCGGATTGTATGGTACATTGCGGTTATGAACCTACAGCAGCTATGGATGCCCTTAAACCGGAAAATATGGGTCGAGCAATGGGCAGTTTACTCAAAGCGAGTTAA
- the holA gene encoding DNA polymerase III subunit delta has product MPVYLFWGEDDFAMTQEIEKLRQDLLDPNWVQFNYDKLTGDKADSIIEALNQAMTPVFGMGNRLVWLVETTICSQCSEALLSELQRTLPHIPTDSHLLLTTSKKPDKRLKSTKLIEQYAKSQEFALIPPWKTDEILQKVQSLARSKGVKLTATAVELLAQSVGNNTRQLWNELDKLSLYGDHKPIDHDVVASLVNVNTQSSLQLAAAIIKGETPKALGLVADLLNHNEPALKIVATLVGQFRVWTIVKLKLEAGEKDEKALATAAELGNPKRVFILRKEVQGLKGSQLLGSLPILLDLEFNLKRGADPLQTLQTKIVELCRLFA; this is encoded by the coding sequence ATGCCTGTTTATTTATTTTGGGGAGAAGATGATTTTGCTATGACTCAAGAGATTGAGAAGTTACGCCAAGACCTTCTCGATCCCAATTGGGTGCAGTTCAATTATGATAAGCTGACAGGAGACAAGGCAGATAGCATCATAGAAGCTTTAAATCAAGCCATGACTCCAGTTTTCGGCATGGGAAACCGCTTAGTTTGGTTGGTGGAGACGACTATCTGTAGTCAGTGTTCAGAGGCGTTATTATCGGAGTTACAGCGAACTCTACCCCATATTCCCACCGATTCTCATCTTCTCTTAACCACCAGTAAAAAACCAGATAAACGGCTTAAATCTACTAAATTAATCGAGCAATACGCCAAAAGCCAAGAATTTGCTCTCATTCCTCCCTGGAAAACCGACGAAATTCTCCAAAAAGTCCAGTCTCTTGCTCGTTCTAAAGGAGTCAAACTGACGGCGACGGCGGTTGAATTATTGGCCCAGTCGGTGGGGAACAATACAAGACAGTTATGGAATGAATTAGATAAATTATCCCTCTATGGAGACCATAAACCCATCGATCACGATGTGGTAGCGAGCTTAGTTAATGTTAACACTCAAAGTAGTTTACAATTGGCCGCGGCGATTATTAAGGGAGAAACCCCCAAAGCATTAGGGTTAGTGGCAGATTTACTCAATCATAATGAACCGGCTTTAAAAATTGTCGCCACTTTGGTAGGACAATTTCGGGTTTGGACAATTGTGAAATTGAAACTCGAAGCCGGGGAAAAAGACGAAAAAGCGCTCGCCACTGCCGCCGAATTGGGTAATCCTAAGCGGGTTTTTATCTTACGTAAAGAAGTTCAAGGGCTAAAAGGAAGTCAATTATTAGGGAGTTTACCCATTTTATTAGACTTAGAATTTAATCTTAAACGAGGAGCAGATCCCCTACAAACCCTACAAACTAAAATTGTTGAACTTTGTCGGCTTTTTGCTTAA
- a CDS encoding PEP-CTERM sorting domain-containing protein, producing the protein MRTILIGALTVMSSLGIHSAAQAATFFTAELSGDKIVPTPTGSLGTGFAEMMLNDDMTELTYSLTLNNLALDTDGGTVTKIHFHTGFSDEASPFHVLNIYGPSDDADAVFSNTSGPIVVSGKWTDADYCVTPPGVGFTCDNDPNTTKKLSDYLDDLLAGGLYMNIHTSDFPTGAIRGQIEVVPEPLTLLGAGTAIGFGTFFKRKKSDSKRK; encoded by the coding sequence ATGAGAACAATTCTAATTGGTGCATTAACCGTTATGAGTAGCCTAGGAATACATTCTGCGGCTCAAGCGGCTACATTTTTTACAGCCGAATTAAGTGGTGACAAAATTGTTCCTACGCCAACCGGATCATTAGGAACAGGTTTTGCAGAAATGATGTTAAATGATGACATGACAGAGTTAACCTACTCTCTCACTCTCAATAATTTAGCGTTAGATACTGATGGCGGAACGGTAACTAAAATTCATTTTCATACCGGTTTTTCTGATGAAGCAAGTCCATTTCATGTGTTAAATATTTATGGGCCAAGTGATGATGCTGATGCCGTTTTTAGTAATACTTCTGGCCCCATTGTAGTAAGTGGAAAATGGACTGATGCAGATTATTGTGTGACTCCCCCGGGTGTTGGTTTTACTTGTGATAATGACCCAAATACAACTAAGAAACTGTCAGATTATCTGGATGATTTATTAGCCGGTGGACTGTATATGAATATTCACACCAGTGACTTTCCAACGGGAGCAATTCGCGGTCAAATTGAAGTCGTCCCCGAACCTTTAACGCTTTTAGGTGCAGGGACAGCTATAGGTTTTGGAACTTTCTTCAAAAGAAAGAAATCTGATTCAAAAAGAAAATAA